The following are encoded in a window of Gammaproteobacteria bacterium genomic DNA:
- a CDS encoding DUF2029 domain-containing protein codes for MSDVPSKWATAVALVITVLAVVGFAVFATTQLPDAAHGAPDFPNYYFGGERFLSGEPVYGPIGENVRVLFDVDGYDAYPADPPLTVVLLAPLSLLPYTTAWWLFAALSVVLLAGVGYATAKEAGWSRTIAVAVGAAMLITSAGRFLLLRNHMEAILLLLLFLGWRGVRRGRDIEGGVWWGLAVALKLFPALLIVGLLAMRRTKAAMSAVITAVVASGLGVAILGWDDTVAFISDVLPASKQWYGAHGNYSLLSFGTAVVAEPFGWVLAALGAVGLIWWYWRRAETVDQVWVGGVAAALLISPLSWLNYLVLVLPCVVLIAQHLDVRTVHGRWTLLGLTVALGFWAPIVLSGRVPSVLLSFVPVYGLLALFVLGMRRAET; via the coding sequence GTGAGCGACGTGCCCTCCAAGTGGGCCACAGCCGTGGCGTTGGTGATCACAGTGCTGGCAGTCGTGGGATTTGCCGTTTTCGCGACGACCCAACTCCCTGACGCAGCCCACGGCGCTCCCGACTTTCCCAACTACTACTTCGGAGGCGAACGCTTCTTGTCGGGCGAACCGGTGTACGGACCGATCGGCGAGAACGTACGGGTGCTCTTTGACGTGGACGGCTACGACGCGTATCCGGCGGACCCGCCCTTGACGGTCGTGCTCCTCGCTCCGCTCTCCCTGTTGCCCTACACGACGGCGTGGTGGCTGTTCGCCGCGTTGTCTGTGGTGCTGCTCGCTGGAGTGGGCTACGCGACCGCCAAGGAAGCTGGCTGGTCGCGGACCATCGCGGTTGCCGTGGGGGCCGCGATGCTGATCACCTCGGCCGGAAGGTTCCTTCTCCTTCGGAATCATATGGAAGCGATCCTCTTGTTGCTTCTCTTCCTCGGGTGGCGGGGCGTGCGGCGGGGTCGTGATATCGAAGGTGGCGTCTGGTGGGGGTTGGCAGTGGCGCTGAAGCTCTTCCCTGCCCTTCTGATCGTCGGGCTGCTTGCCATGCGCCGCACGAAGGCTGCGATGTCCGCAGTGATCACCGCTGTTGTTGCTTCCGGCCTTGGTGTGGCGATCCTGGGCTGGGACGACACCGTTGCCTTCATCAGTGATGTGCTCCCCGCTTCGAAGCAGTGGTACGGGGCACACGGAAACTACTCGCTGCTGTCCTTCGGAACGGCTGTGGTCGCCGAACCGTTCGGATGGGTCCTGGCGGCCCTGGGCGCCGTTGGACTCATCTGGTGGTATTGGCGCAGAGCGGAGACCGTCGATCAGGTGTGGGTGGGCGGCGTCGCTGCGGCATTGCTGATCAGTCCGCTGTCCTGGCTCAATTATCTGGTCCTCGTGTTGCCGTGTGTGGTCTTGATCGCGCAGCATCTCGATGTGCGAACGGTCCATGGACGATGGACACTTCTGGGCCTCACCGTTGCGCTCGGATTCTGGGCGCCGATCGTTCTGAGCGGACGAGTGCCATCCGTCCTGTTGTCGTTCGTCCCGGTGTACGGCCTGCTGGCCCTATTCGTTCTGGGCATGCGTCGGGCCGAAACCTGA
- a CDS encoding HAMP domain-containing protein — MRRRLFWSMLGIATLALVLVGVFGAILGQVAVSQETVRQMSREAAAIERLIGNQLLEETGNRITLQRLSAVLRNGEVPEGSTLGRRLRTLLATAEQITGGRLVDLGWIDVQGRLHLLLNPTIGEALRFNTATLENGSDSVVRRRIPGEGDAVLAVAHPMDSTRLVIVVFQRAALINGKSFFRVMLIAFGLAVLLSAIAARLLARRLSKRGAKLAEAARDLADGDFSARVDLPGDDEVADIARAFNEMADRLEATQSGEREFLMSVGHDLRTPLTTIGGYAEALEEGGMDEASISRIGGVLSSETGRLRRLIDDLMMLARLDAKEFTLRPESVDVAAHLRGIAETFQQRAADAGLRLLIDVEETGSFEIDPDRLAQISGNLIENALRYTPEAGTVTFRVTNREHSVILEVIDSGPGIEAEDLPRVFDRFFVAHRYRRVRPEGSGLGLSIVQRLVEAMHGTVTVSSSDTGTTFRVELPK, encoded by the coding sequence ATGAGAAGGAGACTGTTCTGGAGCATGCTCGGGATTGCCACGCTGGCGCTCGTGCTGGTCGGAGTCTTCGGGGCGATCCTCGGTCAGGTGGCCGTCTCACAGGAGACCGTTCGCCAGATGTCGCGGGAAGCGGCAGCGATCGAGCGTCTGATCGGCAATCAGCTCCTCGAGGAGACCGGTAACCGGATTACCCTCCAGCGTCTTTCGGCAGTCCTGCGCAATGGCGAAGTCCCTGAGGGCTCGACGCTTGGCAGGCGGCTGCGAACGCTTCTGGCAACGGCAGAGCAGATCACCGGCGGGCGGCTGGTCGACCTCGGGTGGATCGACGTTCAGGGTCGTCTGCATCTTCTCCTGAATCCGACGATCGGTGAAGCGTTGCGCTTCAACACCGCGACGTTGGAGAACGGAAGCGACAGTGTCGTTCGAAGGCGGATTCCCGGTGAGGGGGACGCGGTGCTGGCGGTCGCTCACCCAATGGACTCCACACGGCTTGTCATTGTCGTGTTCCAGCGCGCGGCGCTGATCAATGGAAAGAGCTTCTTTCGTGTGATGCTGATTGCGTTCGGTCTTGCCGTGCTCCTTTCAGCGATTGCAGCCCGTCTGCTCGCCAGGCGGTTGAGCAAACGCGGTGCGAAACTGGCAGAGGCTGCTCGGGACCTCGCCGATGGGGATTTCTCGGCCAGGGTCGATCTGCCGGGTGATGATGAAGTCGCCGATATCGCCCGAGCGTTCAACGAAATGGCCGACCGTCTCGAGGCAACCCAATCGGGAGAGCGCGAGTTTCTGATGAGTGTGGGTCACGACCTGCGTACGCCGCTCACCACGATCGGTGGCTACGCGGAAGCACTCGAAGAGGGTGGCATGGATGAGGCATCCATCAGCCGTATCGGTGGGGTTCTTTCCAGCGAGACCGGTCGGCTTCGCCGACTCATCGACGATCTGATGATGCTCGCACGCCTCGACGCGAAGGAGTTCACGTTGCGCCCGGAGTCTGTGGACGTGGCTGCCCACCTCCGAGGGATCGCCGAGACGTTCCAACAACGTGCGGCAGACGCCGGTTTGCGCCTCTTGATCGACGTGGAGGAGACCGGTTCGTTCGAGATCGACCCCGATCGACTCGCACAGATTTCCGGGAATCTCATCGAGAATGCGCTGCGGTACACACCAGAGGCGGGAACCGTGACGTTCCGGGTCACCAATAGGGAGCACAGTGTCATCCTGGAGGTCATCGATTCCGGCCCTGGCATCGAGGCCGAGGACCTCCCTCGCGTGTTCGACCGTTTCTTCGTGGCGCATCGGTATCGGAGAGTCCGCCCGGAGGGCTCCGGTCTCGGGTTGTCGATCGTTCAGCGCCTGGTGGAGGCGATGCATGGAACGGTCACTGTCTCTTCGAGCGACACCGGGACGACGTTCCGAGTGGAACTACCGAAGTGA
- a CDS encoding response regulator: MDRGRILLIEDEETIADMLRVFFEREGYHLVHAATGEIGLQRLEERPARAVLLDLNLPGIDGVEVCRRIRATSDIPVIMLTARDTEIDKVVGLEIGADDYVTKPFSPRELLARVKAVLRRSEEPPVATKMLSVAGFEIDAGRREVRDADGNVIRPTAREFDLLWYLAEHSGLVLSRGQILEAVWGYEYFGETRTVDVHIRQLRKKLEGIPIETVWGVGYRLEAS, translated from the coding sequence ATGGACCGCGGCCGTATCCTGCTGATCGAAGATGAAGAAACGATCGCCGACATGCTGCGCGTGTTCTTCGAGCGTGAGGGGTACCACCTCGTCCATGCGGCCACCGGCGAGATCGGATTACAGCGTCTGGAGGAGCGGCCGGCGCGCGCCGTGCTCCTGGACCTCAATCTCCCCGGAATCGACGGCGTCGAGGTGTGCCGCCGCATCCGAGCAACCTCGGACATCCCGGTGATCATGCTCACCGCCAGGGACACGGAGATCGACAAGGTCGTCGGTCTCGAGATTGGAGCAGACGACTACGTCACCAAGCCGTTCTCGCCTCGCGAGCTGCTGGCACGGGTCAAAGCAGTTCTTCGGCGATCAGAAGAACCGCCGGTAGCCACCAAGATGCTGTCGGTCGCCGGGTTCGAGATCGATGCCGGACGCAGGGAAGTGCGGGATGCAGATGGGAACGTGATTCGACCTACAGCGAGAGAGTTCGACCTGCTCTGGTATCTGGCCGAGCACTCCGGCCTGGTGCTTTCCCGGGGCCAGATACTCGAAGCGGTCTGGGGGTACGAGTACTTCGGAGAGACGCGAACGGTCGACGTGCACATCCGTCAACTGCGCAAGAAGCTCGAAGGGATCCCCATCGAAACGGTGTGGGGCGTCGGCTACCGGTTGGAGGCGTCGTGA
- a CDS encoding cytochrome c biogenesis protein CcdA has translation MADVGIITAFVFGIVSFLSPCVLPLLPGYLSLMSGYSVGDLQEGTASSARMFRVTLTFVIGFTIIFVMLGAAATSVGRFFLQHQRVALQAAGWVVIAFGLLIVVSAYSKSRYLAFLTRERRIEVKPSKLGGWAPFVMGLAFGFAWTPCIGPVLAAILTAAAVQETVGQGMILLLAYGLGLGVPFILSGVGLSKAFRTAGFLKRYMRPINVVSGVLLAAFGAVMVTGKLAILSGWVQVIFSKLGLEWLATI, from the coding sequence ATGGCCGACGTTGGCATCATCACCGCATTCGTGTTCGGCATCGTCTCGTTCCTTTCCCCCTGCGTGCTGCCGCTGCTGCCCGGATATCTCAGTCTGATGTCCGGATATTCGGTGGGAGACTTGCAGGAAGGGACTGCTTCGTCGGCAAGGATGTTCCGGGTCACGCTCACGTTCGTGATCGGTTTCACGATCATCTTTGTGATGCTCGGCGCGGCGGCAACCTCGGTAGGGCGTTTCTTCCTTCAGCACCAGCGCGTCGCGCTGCAGGCCGCGGGGTGGGTCGTGATCGCGTTCGGTCTGCTCATCGTCGTGTCGGCGTATTCGAAGTCGCGCTACCTTGCTTTTCTGACGAGAGAACGGCGCATCGAGGTCAAGCCGTCGAAGCTCGGTGGATGGGCGCCGTTCGTCATGGGCCTTGCGTTCGGATTCGCGTGGACACCATGTATCGGTCCGGTGCTTGCAGCAATCTTGACAGCCGCTGCCGTTCAGGAGACGGTTGGTCAGGGGATGATCCTGCTACTCGCGTACGGACTCGGCTTGGGCGTCCCATTCATCTTGTCAGGAGTGGGTTTGTCGAAGGCCTTCAGGACGGCGGGGTTCCTGAAGCGGTATATGCGTCCGATCAACGTGGTGTCCGGGGTCCTCCTTGCCGCCTTCGGCGCGGTCATGGTCACAGGGAAGTTGGCCATCCTCTCCGGATGGGTGCAGGTGATCTTCTCCAAGCTTGGTCTGGAGTGGCTCGCAACGATTTGA
- a CDS encoding tRNA-binding protein → MATYQHWEALQVRIGTVVRAEPNRTARNPSYRMWIEFGQLGILQSSAKLTDRYTPDDLVGRQIIAVTGLEPMHVGGFRSDVLVLGAMSPEGVVLLRPDQDVADGTGVA, encoded by the coding sequence ATGGCCACCTACCAACACTGGGAAGCGCTCCAGGTCCGCATCGGGACCGTTGTGCGGGCAGAGCCCAACAGAACGGCACGCAATCCTTCCTACCGTATGTGGATCGAGTTCGGTCAGCTCGGCATCTTGCAGTCCTCCGCGAAGCTGACAGATCGCTACACGCCCGACGACCTGGTTGGCCGCCAGATCATCGCCGTCACCGGACTCGAACCGATGCATGTCGGTGGGTTCCGCTCCGACGTACTCGTCCTCGGAGCCATGAGCCCGGAAGGAGTGGTTCTTCTGAGGCCCGATCAGGACGTCGCTGACGGTACCGGCGTGGCATGA
- a CDS encoding MFS transporter produces MKLPRFVQPPVAPTRSDIRIVVLTSILGFFQGHALAQAANTLPFVRRSLEITAAEMSQLLGIVRLGAVIAVLLSLLGDRRGRRGVLLGAFAVMLAANVATALAPNAATFTILQTVVRMTGSAVGAVALVMLAESLAPAIRAYGISIFGGAVSFGAGVALVLVPISDLGPESWRFLYGASALGFAFYPFVALRLRESPLFVAPREPTALWAPLLDTAKRPFWIVAALSFLSATFSAPAATFAMERFINDIGLSTPIAVGVLLAGGTLGGLGFLVGGRFSDLWGRKPVLLGALLLAGAGGVGMFRLTEPAALAAAAAISGFGAFATVPSLGALRNELFPTRMRATAVMWLNVAGVLGAVSGLTVGKYLIGWFGLSTTITALGACMLVAAGLVLAVPETRGRILEVG; encoded by the coding sequence ATGAAACTGCCCCGCTTCGTACAACCTCCCGTCGCGCCAACCCGCTCCGACATCCGAATTGTCGTCCTGACCTCGATCCTCGGGTTCTTTCAGGGTCACGCCCTCGCTCAGGCCGCGAACACCCTGCCATTCGTTCGACGCTCACTCGAGATCACGGCTGCCGAGATGAGCCAGCTGCTCGGGATCGTCCGGCTGGGTGCCGTCATAGCGGTCCTGCTTTCGTTGCTTGGAGATCGAAGAGGGAGACGCGGCGTCCTGCTCGGCGCTTTTGCCGTCATGCTGGCGGCCAACGTCGCGACGGCGCTCGCACCGAATGCCGCCACCTTCACGATCTTGCAGACCGTGGTGCGTATGACCGGATCGGCGGTGGGTGCCGTTGCCCTCGTGATGCTGGCTGAATCGCTCGCCCCCGCCATTCGAGCGTACGGCATCTCGATCTTTGGGGGCGCGGTCAGCTTCGGCGCGGGCGTTGCACTCGTTCTTGTCCCGATCAGTGATCTCGGTCCCGAATCATGGAGGTTTCTGTACGGTGCGAGCGCGCTCGGTTTTGCGTTCTATCCTTTTGTCGCTCTCCGCCTCCGCGAAAGCCCCCTTTTCGTGGCGCCGAGGGAGCCGACAGCCCTTTGGGCTCCGCTGCTGGACACGGCGAAACGACCGTTCTGGATCGTTGCCGCGCTGTCATTCCTCTCGGCGACTTTCTCCGCTCCGGCCGCGACCTTTGCCATGGAGCGTTTCATCAACGACATCGGCCTCAGCACACCGATCGCCGTTGGTGTGCTCCTCGCCGGAGGAACCTTGGGCGGTCTCGGATTCCTCGTCGGAGGAAGATTCTCGGATCTCTGGGGTCGCAAACCCGTGCTGTTGGGAGCGCTCTTGCTGGCGGGCGCCGGCGGCGTCGGCATGTTCCGCCTCACCGAACCGGCAGCTCTGGCGGCCGCGGCCGCGATCTCCGGTTTCGGAGCGTTTGCGACGGTGCCGTCGCTCGGAGCGTTGCGCAATGAGCTGTTTCCGACCCGGATGCGGGCAACGGCAGTCATGTGGCTAAACGTCGCGGGTGTGCTGGGTGCCGTCTCGGGACTGACCGTCGGCAAGTACCTCATCGGCTGGTTCGGGCTCTCGACGACGATCACCGCCCTCGGAGCATGCATGCTCGTCGCAGCCGGCCTGGTACTCGCAGTCCCCGAGACGCGAGGCCGAATCCTGGAAGTGGGATAG
- the nth gene encoding endonuclease III, translating into MPDVIDSERPLEILDRLERRYPKIRIALAYQDPWQLLVATVLSAQTTDANVNQVVPELFRAFPTPEDLAAADPEEVERIVFRTGFYRQKTKAIIGLSQALAERFGGKVPDDLDRLVELPGVGRKTASVVLAEAFGRPAIAVDTHVRRVSNRLGFTTHKDPNKIEQDLKKLFPESAWRGLSLRLIQFGRDVCTARKPHCDECELADLCPFPEKSSE; encoded by the coding sequence ATGCCGGACGTGATCGACAGCGAACGTCCCCTCGAGATTCTCGATCGACTCGAACGGAGATATCCGAAGATACGAATCGCCCTCGCGTATCAGGATCCCTGGCAGCTACTCGTGGCGACGGTCCTGTCGGCACAAACCACCGACGCAAATGTGAACCAGGTGGTTCCGGAGCTCTTCCGCGCCTTTCCCACTCCCGAGGATCTGGCTGCCGCAGACCCGGAGGAAGTCGAACGGATCGTGTTCAGGACGGGTTTCTACAGGCAGAAGACCAAGGCGATCATCGGGCTGTCCCAGGCGCTCGCCGAGCGCTTCGGTGGCAAGGTGCCCGACGATCTCGACAGACTCGTCGAACTGCCCGGCGTCGGTCGCAAGACCGCCAGTGTCGTTCTGGCCGAGGCGTTCGGTCGTCCTGCGATCGCCGTGGACACGCACGTCAGACGCGTGTCCAACCGGCTCGGCTTCACGACGCACAAGGATCCGAACAAGATCGAGCAGGATCTCAAGAAACTGTTTCCAGAATCGGCTTGGCGAGGGCTCTCGTTGCGACTGATTCAGTTCGGACGCGACGTGTGTACGGCGAGGAAGCCTCACTGCGACGAATGTGAACTGGCCGATCTGTGTCCGTTCCCGGAGAAAAGCTCCGAGTAG